The following coding sequences lie in one Anoplolepis gracilipes chromosome 4, ASM4749672v1, whole genome shotgun sequence genomic window:
- the LOC140665152 gene encoding cytochrome P450 9e2-like: MELSTLILITITACIYLYYLIFGKLSHFKRLKIPHVRPIPLLGNLAPFIFRRMSLPENLQKVYNQFPHVKYFGFYDFMAPVYVMRDPEVITTVAIKNFDNFCDHVDIFKNEPLINGNLFSIKGDHWREIRKLLSPTFSSGKIKIMFQMMCECAENLTDFLVNDSGNIGKTYNLRDVLGRYGNDVVATCAFGISVNSFKHPNNEFLLLAKEASMFSNNSLKLLINKHFPLFVGLLGLKLFSARVRNFFREIIIDTVKTRDEQKIIRPDMLHLMMEQRDKTDGVSIDIDQITTHSFVFLIAGYDSTTTAMCFLAHNIGINFDIQNKLRAEIDDVLIRTNGKPTYEAISQMKYLDAVINESLRLYPLAPLLSRVCVKDFELPPATPDGEPITLKPGDHIWLPSYALHRDPKNYPHPNKFDPNRFLNDEVENSLYMPFGIGPRSCIAKRFSMIKLKIMTFYLLWRCDLEPDTKTKIPMVLSKKSYVIRPEGGFWLKLRARKSKAPVTLID, encoded by the coding sequence ATGGAACTTTCTACTTTAATTCTGATTACTATTACGGCAtgtatttatctatattatttaatcttcgGCAAGTTGTCTCATTTCAAGCGACTTAAGATCCCACATGTGCGACCGATTCCACTTCTGGGTAACTTAGCGCCTTTCATTTTTCGACGTATGTCTCTGCCAGAAAACCTTCAAAAAGTATACAATCAGTTCCcgcatgtaaaatattttggtttTTACGATTTTATGGCGCCAGTCTATGTGATGCGTGACCCAGAAGTAATTACCACAGTTGCCatcaaaaattttgacaaCTTCTGTGATCATGttgatatattcaaaaatgaaCCACTAATCAATGGGAATCTATTTAGTATAAAAGGTGATCATTGGCGCGAGATACGCAAGCTTCTCAGTCCTACTTTCTCGtccggaaaaataaaaataatgtttcaaaTGATGTGCGAGTGTGCGGAAAACCTTACCGATTTCCTGGTAAACGATTCTGGAAATATCGGAAAGACGTACAATTTGAGGGATGTGCTGGGCAGATACGGAAACGACGTGGTGGCCACATGTGCTTTCGGTATAAGCGTGAATTCGTTTAAACATCCCAACAACGAGTTTCTTCTTCTCGCCAAGGAAGCCTCGATGTTCTCCAATAATTCTCTCAaactcttaataaataaacacttCCCACTATTCGTGGGACTTCTCGGATTAAAACTGTTTAGCGCAAGAGTAAGAAATTTCTtcagagaaattattattgatacagTAAAGACTAGGGATGAACAGAAAATTATTCGTCCAGATATGCTTCATCTGATGATGGAACAAAGAGATAAGACTGATGGTGTTTCGATCGACATTGATCAGATAACAACTCATTCGTTTGTCTTTCTCATCGCTGGATATGATTCGACAACAACAGCTATGTGCTTTCTGGCACATAATATCGgaatcaattttgatattcagaaCAAATTGAGAGCTGAGATTGACGATGTTCTAATTCGGACCAATGGCAAGCCTACTTATGAAGCCATTAGTCAAATGAAGTATTTGGATGCTGTGATAAACGAGAGTCTTAGATTGTATCCACTAGCACCTCTTCTCAGCAGAGTATGCGTGAAAGATTTTGAATTGCCACCAGCGACTCCGGATGGCGAACCGATTACATTAAAACCGGGAGACCACATCTGGTTGCCAAGTTATGCTCTGCACCGTGATCCCAAAAATTATCCTCATCCGAACAAGTTCGATCCTAATAGATTCCTCAACGATGAAGTAGAAAACTCACTCTACATGCCATTCGGTATCGGACCCAGAAGCTGCATAGCTAAGCGATTTTCTATGataaaactgaaaattatgacattttaCTTGCTATGGCGTTGCGATCTCGAACCTGATACTAAGACTAAGATTCCTATGGTATTGAGTAAAAAATCTTATGTAATAAGACCAGAAGGTGGTTTCTGGTTAAAATTGCGAGCGAGAAAATCGAAAGCTCCTGTTACGCTTATCGATTGA